The DNA region GTAACGGATACCCCCGCGAACGGTCTCGTTCTCGGCCGGGAGGCCTGTCCTGTTCAGGGCCAGCACCGCGTTTGCGGTGTCTTCGTAGGCCCAGGAAGAGCCCCAGTGGTAGCCGTTGGCGGCATCGCCCTGCCGGAGTTCAAGGAGCCTATCCTGGAGTTCACCAAGTTTCGCATCCGCCTGGGCATCGAGGGTAGCGTTATCAGCGTAGTGGTCGCGGATGGCGTCTATACCGAATACGGCGTAGGCAATCGGCGTTGCTGACTGGGAGGTGTAGTCTCCACGAACCAGATAGTCAAACGACCTGTTCAGCGACTCGTTCACCCTCCGCTGGCCTTCAGGGGTCAGGTAGCCGAACTCACCGACAAACTTCTCGGATATGAACCCGGTCCACTCGTAAGAGTTGCTGATGTAGCCCCAGTCAGACCAGCCGCCGTTGGTCCCCTGCCTCTTCAACAGCCAGACGGTGCTTGCCGTCAGGTTGATCTCACTTTCGTTTGTAAGGTCGAAACCCCAATATGTGGGATCATTATCCATGTCCTGCCTTAACTCGCTGAAGACATAATTAGGATAGAGTGTGTAGAACATCGATGGAGCCGAGTTCTGACCCCACGCCCAGCCACCGGACTGGTCACCGTAGTTAGTGTATATCGGCAGCTGCTGAGCGTTGTAGCCGTCCGGCGCCTTCATCTGGTTGTAGGCCTGTTGCATCTTGGCCTGGTAGGTGGCGTTGCGCTCATCGTTCAGCTGGCCGCGTGACTCGTAGTACTGCTTCACCCGCAGCACCGCAAGCGCCGGGCTCATCGTCTGCTCCGGGCAGCCATGCGGATAGCCGATCAGGTAGTCAAGCCCCTCAAGGGTGCGCCCCTCCGCTCCTGCAGCGGCGGTGATGACAACCTCGCGCCCCTCAAACGGCTCGCGGTTGAAGACATCAAACAGGATCTCGCCGTTGGCCTCATTATCCAGTATGGTCGAGTTGAGCACCTTGATGTCCACATTCTGTTCACGGACAACGATCGTGCCGTTCACATGGGTCTGCTCCCCCCGGGACTCAAGATTGATGGAGTAGTTGTAGGTTCCAAGCTCCCTCGGCCGTATATAATACCACCCGACACTGTTCCAGGACGATGAGTAGGAGTAGATCGACATCTCTGCAGGGTAGTAGTAGTAAAGATCGAACGGCGTGTCCTTGCTCAGGTCAACGGCGGTGCCGTTTGCATACCAGATCGATAGGCTGGCGTTGACGTAGCCGGGCTGGTTGGCAGTGAAGTAGGTGCCAAGCCAGAAGTACTGGTCCTGAACTGCGGTGACGTTGTAGCCATACCACCTCTCCCAGTTCTGCCTGTTATCCGTCGTGATGTTCAGATCGTAAGGGTCGATCCTGACCTGAGTGCTGGCAGTGTTACCATCCTGGACATCATCGCCGGCGATCCCTGCCGCCAGGGTGTGGATGCCTGTGTCAGCAGGTTTCCAGGTGTCCACAGTGAAGTAGCGGCTCTGGTATGCCCCGAGAGCAACTTCATCCTGGCTCCAGATAACCGTCCCGCCGAGAGTGACGTTTGCCGAGACGTTCACCGGGGTTGCCTTCGGGTTGTTGACGTAGACGGTGGAGGTGACGTTGCTGCCCACGGCTGATGCCGTCGGCGCCCAGATATAGACACGGGCATCGGTTAAACGATCCTGAATGAGGGTGCCCTTCGTGATATCAAGTTCAAGGTATCTGTTGTTGTTGGTTTTGACGTAAGCAGCCGTTGTCGAACCGATCTCTGATACCCGTCCTGAATCGGACTGGGCTATGAACCGGAGATCCACCACTTTTGTATCGTCCGAGAGGGAGAGACCGCTACCCTCTACCAGAAGACGCCCATAGCCTGTGCTCCGGACGCTCACGCCCGACTGCGCCCCCTCATACCCGTCGTAACGGGCAACCGATGGATCGTAGGTCACAGGGATGCTGAAGGAGACAACCGGTGCATCGCTTGAGATGTTTGAGAGCTCGATGGGAAACAGACTGCCCCCTTCGCTGATCACATTCAGCCGGGGGAAGATAACCGTCACCGGCTTAAAGGAGGCATACTCCTTCTCGATGGTCTTTGAGACCGTCCCGCTATCCGGGTATTTGATCCGCTCTTTAGGCTTCTCTCCGTTCGGTCCGGCGGCGTTTGCCTCCACGGTGTAGGTCACGCTCCCGGCATACCGATCGAGATTGATGGTCTCTGTCATTGTCCAGTTATCACCGGGCAAAAGAGCAGGGACATCATAGGTTTCGTTCACGCCGTTCTTTGAAACGCGGAGCCATGTTGGCTCAGAGTCTACGCCAGGGGCTATGTTCTCAACACCGTAGGTCACACGGTATGTGCCCGGCACCACATCCTCCTGGATGGTGGTATTGCTGCTGGAAAGCCCGGAGACCAGCGTGATATCCAGGACCGGCCGGAGGTCGGTGTAGGTGACGGTTGTCTGCGCCTCGATGAAGTTGTTGTAGTAACGAATCTCCTCGATCGTGTGGTCAGGATTGATATCGATTGAGACCTGCTTCGTCCCGGGCGAGATATCGGCTCCGGCGGTTATTATCAGGGTCACGGAACCGGTCTCCTTCACCTCAACGACCTCGGTGCCCGAGTAGTTGGGATCGATCGTTATATCGGTAAAGATTGTGTAATTGGCGCCGGCTGCGATATCATCCGTAATTGTGTAGTTCTCACTTTCACCTACAAACGTGACCTGCGTCACGATCTCATCGGTCACACCGGCCCCGCCGATGTTTCCAATCACGAAGGTCGGGTTCATGTAGATGGTGCCGTTGCTGTACTTCTTGACATACTGCGGCGGTGCAGGGTCGAGGTATCCGACCAGATCAGGCAGCGGCGGTGGGGTGGTATTCAGCCATCCCTCTGTAACATGTTCAAAATGTGACTCGTTAAACTCAGTGCTGTAGGTTGCTTCCGGGTAGAGAGAGTAGTTGCCGGGAGTCTCTCTATAGGTGTCGAAATGGATCTCGGCTATCTGCACCGGTGCCGCCCCCACGGTAAAAGGTGCCGTGGTGGTGATTGCAAACTGCAGGTGTCCGGGATGATCCGCCATGTATGTGAGGTTGGCACCCGCAAGCGGCCCGGTGAGGTTGACGGACTTCACCGTACCGGCGCCCTGACCATAGAACACCCATACACCGATCCCCTCGATCTCGTCAATGTTCGCCACCGATACCGGGATCACGGCGGGTTCGCCCGCTTCAACCGTCGCCGATCCGAAGATTATCGTTGATGCCGGGTTTGGCGGCGCTGCAACCGTCTCCTCTGCGGCTGCAGGGAGATCTTCATCGAGAGACGCTTCCGTCTCCGTGGGTTCAACATCAAGCCCTGGAGCAACCGTCATGCTCCCGTTCTCAGGAGCGGTCGCCCCCTCCGTCCCCGCGGCGGCAACACCGCCGATGAGACAGATTGAGAGGATACACATTATCAGAATCTGCACATAATGTTTCATACATCATCACATCCATGGCTGGCTATAAAACCCTTCCTGCGGCATGTGCCACAGAAGAGCATACACCTGTTCATCAGTCACTCCTGAAATTAAAGTGAGGTGATCTTCCCCACATAGTAGTAGGCGATCTTCGCTGCATCGGCGGCGTCCACCTTCCCGTCGCCGTTGAAGTCCGCCTCCATGTTCACGTCTGTTAGCCCGAGGGCCATCCAGGCCACCCGTGCAACATCCCCTATATCAACGCGCCCGTTCCCATTGAAGTCGCCCTTCACGTGGGGCGCCGTCATCTGGAGAGAGTAGCCCGAACGGGTGGTAAAGACAAGGTCAGGCGTGCCGCCGCCGATCTCCCAGTAGACTTCCGCGTTCTCCGGCACATTCAACGTAAGAGTTGCACGCCCGTTTGCATCGGTCTCCTGAATACTTGAACCTCCGGAGTGCCCATAAATGGAGCCTCCACCATAGATCGGGTAGATCTCCCAGGCCAGGTAGACAGGTATACCCGCCTCACCGTTCTCCATCCGAACCTCGATGCTCTTTGACCCGGGGGTATCGTAATACTGCTCCGGCGGTGTCACTATGGAGAGGGGGGTTGCTGCGGTATAGATCGATATCCATGTCCAGGATCCCTGTGAGGCTAACTCCTTCATGTAATGGGTGATGGCGTATGATCCGTAGGTAACCGCACCTGCATATGAACCACCGCCGGTCGTATACTGTGAGGCAAGTGTCGTCGCGCCTGTACTGTAATAATGATGCATTCCCCCTATCTGCCGGTTAACCTCGAAGATCCCGGGCATCGGGACGATCTCACCATCGGCGTTCGTGACGGTGGACGAGGCCACAAGGCTCCAGCCTACGTACTCCCCGATCAGCAGGACGATCGGCCCCTCGGGAGAGAGACTGGTCCATCCATACGCATCGCCGGATAGGCCGACCACCTGGACCTGGTTGTAATATTCAAAGTCTCCCGGGAACCGGGCCGCTACAGGGATGGTGACCGAACCGTAACCGTCGGTCCCGGTGGTCACCACCGTGCAGCCATCAGATGTGTAGAGGTAGACCGTCCCGGCCAGCGGTGCACCCGTATCACCGTCCTCAAGGTAACAATCGACGTCGATCGCATCTCCCGGATCAAACCGCTTTGTGGTCTCATTGTAGGTGCTGTTCCATGACCCCCCGATTGAGAGCCACCGGTCATGGGTCGCCTCTGGGACGGAGGCGTGGTGCATGAACGGATCCAGGTTGACCAGGATTATTGCAACGGTCTCATAATACCCAGACCCATATTCCTGTACCTCCTGTACCACCATCCCCACGTATGCATCCTCTGGAACAGGGATGCTCAGTTTCCCTATACCGTTTGTGGTCGTGAAGGTGACCTGCTCCATCGACTCCTGCAGGTTGCTGATCTCCTCCATAAACTCCGGACTGAAACCTCCGGCCTCGCCTCCGCGAAGTCTTGCGGTCTCTTCGGGGAATTGAGCAGCAAGCGACTTCACTTCAGCCTCACGGAGCCAGACAACAGACACCGAATGGGTGCTGTCTGCCACAGGGGCACCGCCAAGAGATTCATACATCTTGACCACGAATGTCGCGTTGCCGCCAGGTTTTGCCGATATCATGTATGGCGCGACCTCGGTGACCGTCTCAGCGTAATCGATAAAATCGATCCAGCCCGCGCCGACCTCCGCCTCTTCGCTCATGTTATCCGCGGGATAGAGGTAGACAGGACTCCCGTACCGATCCTCTCCAAGCATCTCCCGTGTTATATCCGCGGATATCGTCCCGTTCACCGGGATGAATGTCTGACTGTAGGAACCGATCTGCATCACCACATCACCGGTGTAGGGCGCCATGGTGGCGGGGTTCACAAGCGTGTAACTGACTGTGGCGGTCGCGTTGACTGGCACCCGATATTCTTTGTCTGGTGTGTCAAAAGCCTTTAACGGACTCCTGTAGCCATCGTAGGTGTATATATCAGCCGAAACCACATTACCATGTGTATCGCTCACGTTGTACTGGTAAGAGATGTAACCCCCTCCCACAGGCACGAACGAGGCGATGGCCAGCCCGTTCTCATCCGTCATCACGGTGATGTTCAGCACGGTGGCGGTGGAATTTGTTACTCTAAACCAGATCTCCTCATCGGCAACGGGCCCATCATCCCAGGCGATCGCGGTGATGTTGTTCTCAACGCCGGGCTTGAGGTATGTGTATGCGCATCCGGCGTACAGCCCGGGCTGATCATACACCGGAGGCTGGAGCGGGGTGATGTTGTCCACCGCCGCCCAGGCGCTCACCCGGCCGGCACCGTAGTCGGTGTCAGGACCGGTCCGGCCGAGGTCGATCGCCGTCCGCTGGAGAACTGATCTGATCTCGGCGGGGGTAAGCGAACTGTTCACATCGAGCATCAGGGCAACCACCCCCGAGACATGGGGACAGGCCATGGAGGTGCCGGACATCGTCGCGTAACCGCCCCTACGGTCTGTCGATACAACATACGATCCAGGAGCGACCAGATCCGGCTTTATCCTCTGGTTTTCGCCCCATCCCACAGGGCCGCGGCTGCTGTACGCCGCTATATAGTCAATAGACTCATCAATCGCTCCGACGGCGATTGCCTTCTCCGCGGCGGCGGGAGCGCCGATGGTGCGAAGCCCGTAATCTCCATCATTCCCGGCTGAGGTTACCACCACTGTGCCGTTCAGATCGACTATCCGGTTCACAGCCTGCGACTGAAGAGACGTTCCGTTATCCGCATAACAGGTGGTGACGCTGAAATAGACTGGGTACTCCTCGGGGATGCAGCTCCAGCCGTAGGAAATCCACTCACCCTCATCCTCTTCACCCTCATCCTCTGCATCGTCGTAATACCCGATCTCGGGGATCGCCATCTCGTCGACATACCAGCCATACCAGGCAACGCTATAATCAGTCTCGTAGCGGAGGCGTAACTCGATCACCCCGCCGCAGTATGGTGTCAGATCGGCGGTCGAAACGCCCTGCCCCACACCTGTAAAGGTGAGGAGAGTATCCCACTCTTCAGTCTGTGGGTTGCAAACCTCAACATAACCGTTATCCCAGCCCTCCTCGATGTCATACCAGGAGGTGATCTGGAAGGTGGCCGATTCCACCCCCGTCAGGTTGAACTCCCGCGTCAGGGTGTTATTAAGGTAATCAACGGATCCCGACCACCATACATGGTCGCTTGCGTTGAGCGAAGGGTTCTCTATGCGGAGCGTCCAGTTGCCCGGCTCGAGGGGTTCATCCCCGATGTACTTCACCATCCCCACATAATCGGGCACCGGAGTAGTCCACCAGTCGCAGTCCACACCCGGGTAGACCGTTCCACCGGGCGTCTCCAGGGTGACATTCAGCGCGGAATAAAGCGGCGCCTCCACCTCAAGGCAGATGAAGCCGGGGTCGAAACCATCATTCCAATTTTCAACAGGGATCTCAATCTCGAGGCCGGAGTCGATGGCCAGGTAATCCCCATCCACATAAAACCCGATGCTCCCACCGCTGTAGGATATAACATCCGCCCCAAGTTCCACGGCGCGCTCAAAACCGCGGATGACGGTAGAGGAGTTCGCACGCCCATTCGAGTCGAAGACCTTGATACCGATCAGGCGAGCTCCTGGTGCAACCCCGGTCTTTGTCCCGGATGCACCCGTCCCGGCGATCGTCCCGGCACAGTGGGTGCCATGGCCGTGATCGTCGTAGGGCTCTGTAAGGTCGTTTACAAGGTCATCCCAGTCGACAACCTTGCCGGCGAGGTCGGGGTGATCGGCATAGATCCCGGTGTCCACAACGGCCACGGTCACCCCTGTGCCGTTAAACCCGTTCTCCCAGACCTCGGGCGCCTCGATCCAGTCCACGCCCCAGGCGATATCCTCTGAGTCCATCGGCGGAGGGTTGATGTAATCGATCGTCTCGCCCGCCGGTTTGTAGAAGTTAATGCCACGCTCACCCTTCTCCGAAGGGGTGTCGGCATCGATGGTGACAATCCGGTCCGGCA from Methanoculleus receptaculi includes:
- a CDS encoding S8 family serine peptidase; this translates as MVAVRVILHLILLSLLLVGAASAAPLTGEAQHVIIVMKEQAPASAGPAELAAFADQSQGDVIATLDKMGAADVTPLWSVNAVAATLSPEEVQKIAARSDVAMVVPDRIVTIDADTPSEKGERGINFYKPAGETIDYINPPPMDSEDIAWGVDWIEAPEVWENGFNGTGVTVAVVDTGIYADHPDLAGKVVDWDDLVNDLTEPYDDHGHGTHCAGTIAGTGASGTKTGVAPGARLIGIKVFDSNGRANSSTVIRGFERAVELGADVISYSGGSIGFYVDGDYLAIDSGLEIEIPVENWNDGFDPGFICLEVEAPLYSALNVTLETPGGTVYPGVDCDWWTTPVPDYVGMVKYIGDEPLEPGNWTLRIENPSLNASDHVWWSGSVDYLNNTLTREFNLTGVESATFQITSWYDIEEGWDNGYVEVCNPQTEEWDTLLTFTGVGQGVSTADLTPYCGGVIELRLRYETDYSVAWYGWYVDEMAIPEIGYYDDAEDEGEEDEGEWISYGWSCIPEEYPVYFSVTTCYADNGTSLQSQAVNRIVDLNGTVVVTSAGNDGDYGLRTIGAPAAAEKAIAVGAIDESIDYIAAYSSRGPVGWGENQRIKPDLVAPGSYVVSTDRRGGYATMSGTSMACPHVSGVVALMLDVNSSLTPAEIRSVLQRTAIDLGRTGPDTDYGAGRVSAWAAVDNITPLQPPVYDQPGLYAGCAYTYLKPGVENNITAIAWDDGPVADEEIWFRVTNSTATVLNITVMTDENGLAIASFVPVGGGYISYQYNVSDTHGNVVSADIYTYDGYRSPLKAFDTPDKEYRVPVNATATVSYTLVNPATMAPYTGDVVMQIGSYSQTFIPVNGTISADITREMLGEDRYGSPVYLYPADNMSEEAEVGAGWIDFIDYAETVTEVAPYMISAKPGGNATFVVKMYESLGGAPVADSTHSVSVVWLREAEVKSLAAQFPEETARLRGGEAGGFSPEFMEEISNLQESMEQVTFTTTNGIGKLSIPVPEDAYVGMVVQEVQEYGSGYYETVAIILVNLDPFMHHASVPEATHDRWLSIGGSWNSTYNETTKRFDPGDAIDVDCYLEDGDTGAPLAGTVYLYTSDGCTVVTTGTDGYGSVTIPVAARFPGDFEYYNQVQVVGLSGDAYGWTSLSPEGPIVLLIGEYVGWSLVASSTVTNADGEIVPMPGIFEVNRQIGGMHHYYSTGATTLASQYTTGGGSYAGAVTYGSYAITHYMKELASQGSWTWISIYTAATPLSIVTPPEQYYDTPGSKSIEVRMENGEAGIPVYLAWEIYPIYGGGSIYGHSGGSSIQETDANGRATLTLNVPENAEVYWEIGGGTPDLVFTTRSGYSLQMTAPHVKGDFNGNGRVDIGDVARVAWMALGLTDVNMEADFNGDGKVDAADAAKIAYYYVGKITSL